In the genome of Mytilus edulis chromosome 3, xbMytEdul2.2, whole genome shotgun sequence, one region contains:
- the LOC139515930 gene encoding post-GPI attachment to proteins factor 4-like has translation MVQLPQIMRNIVLILTATSVCILLSIFYASNKPFSKVYRLFHSKNDVFKLAKQLNSERLFKAHQYLDGLGKTQQPNYDSRPELAIVIVTVKRKAYDASSLGYVLQSIAATHKLFVNDLVFPNKTMMICNVDLHPENYTEIVNLKPFIPVVERYGASSLPITINSSRISMYAKRRYNSKYDKETVDYMYCLESAYSLGASYVLLIEDDALPRKDTLEVLNNKILYLKGKNKGRYSFIKLYYPQRWQGYAYEFSRILEIISVGCVGAGLVVAIQFITCRTKSYFLQVMYFSCGAWLFVTAALIIGRQNVFEFHRISTYLYSLRNSPGCCTQAMLYTRQFIPALIDFLSVKHKALHTDLAIYNFTNVTGIPAYQIEPNLFYHVGMYTSLSSSDKHKNAEEFIFDP, from the coding sequence ATGGTTCAGCTGCCACAGATCATGCGCAATATTGTTCTAATACTCACAGCAACTTCAGTCTGCATACTGCTGTCTATCTTTTACGCAAGCAACAAACCTTTTTCGAAAGTTTACCGTTTATTTCATTCTAAAAATGATGTTTTCAAACTTGCAAAGCAATTAAATAGTGAACGTTTGTTCAAGGCCCATCAATATTTAGATGGATTAGGTAAAACTCAGCAGCCAAACTATGACAGCCGACCGGAACTTGCAATTGTCATAGTAACCGTCAAAAGAAAAGCGTATGATGCTAGTAGCCTTGGATACGTATTACAGTCCATAGCAGCCACGCATAAACTATTTGTAAATGATCTTGTCTTCCCAAATAAAACCATGATGATATGCAATGTAGATTTACATCCTGAAAACTATACAGAAATTGTCAACTTAAAGCCGTTCATTCCGGTAGTGGAGCGATATGGAGCATCTTCATTACCTATTACCATTAACAGTAGTAGAATTAGTATGTATGCAAAACGAAGATATAATAGTAAATATGATAAAGAGACTGTAGACTATATGTACTGTTTAGAATCGGCTTATTCGCTTGGTGCTAGTTACGTGCTGTTAATAGAAGACGATGCTCTTCCTCGGAAAGATACATTAGAAGTTCTCAATAACAAAATACTCTATTTGAAGGGTAAAAATAAGGGACGTTACTCTTTTATTAAGTTATACTATCCACAAAGATGGCAAGGATATGCGTATGAATTTAGCAGAATACTTGAGATTATAAGTGTGGGGTGTGTTGGGGCGGGATTGGTAGTCGCTATCCAATTTATTACATGTAGAACGAAGTCATACTTTTTACAAGTGATGTATTTTTCGTGTGGTGCTTGGCTGTTTGTTACAGCCGCTCTTATTATTGGAAGACAAAacgtgtttgaatttcatagaatTTCTACTTATTTATATTCTTTGAGGAATTCACCTGGGTGCTGTACGCAAGCAATGTTGTATACAAGGCAATTCATTCCGgcattaattgattttttatcaGTGAAACACAAGGCATTACATACGGACTTGGCCATATATAACTTTACAAATGTGACTGGTATCCCAGCGTACCAGATCGAACCCAACTTGTTTTACCATGTTGGAATGTATACCTCTTTGTCATCATCCGATAAGCACAAAAACGCAGAAGAATTTATCTTCGATCCATGA
- the LOC139515931 gene encoding uncharacterized protein, with amino-acid sequence MEFTEIGTNSRKRSFNEQRHDPSSTKYRRTYDSLCLSIQSSCIFLDFNQSYDNVCFQCTETTDQYRPGMPYKLLHYPMRSSVEIIFSIIDLDFLQEIHLGLNGCTGQHYHGLIDILVNNIPVLTDFAGLSNDMAFREQSFSIPKHICVHGENKVKVQLSNNSPGIFWLSDARITGIYHVY; translated from the exons AT GGAATTCACAGAAATTGGAACTAATTCGCGTAAAAGGAGTTTCAACGAACAGAGACATGATCCGTCTTCAACTAAATATCGACGAACGTACGACTCACTGTGCCTCA GTATACAAAGTTCCTGTATATTTCTAGACTTTAACCAATCATACGACAATGTATGTTTCCAGTGTACAGAGACCACAGACCAGTACAGACCTGGAATGCCATATAAACTCTTACACTACCCAATGAGAAGTAGCGTGGAAATTATATTCAGTATTATAGATTTGGACTTTTTACAAGAAATACATTTAGGACTCAACGGTTGCACAGGGCAACATTATCATGGTCTTATTGATATACTTGTAAACAATATTCCTGTATTGACAGACTTTGCAGGATTAAGCAATGATATGGCATTTAGAGAACAATCTTTTTCTATTCCAAAACATATATGTGTTCATGGAGAAAATAAAGTGAAAGTTCAACTTAGTAACAATAGTCCTGGTATATTCTGGTTGTCAGATGCTCGAATAACCGGTATTTATCATGTATACTAA